The window AGAGAAGACAACAAGGGAGTGAAAAATATTTACATGAAATATCTTAAAGGTGCATGACTATGATAGATGATGTTAGGGATATAATTGAAAGAGGAATTCTTTCTTTGCATGATGCTCTTCCTGAAATAAGGGAACTTGCATCCAGTGATGATTGGAGAAAACGGGAAGATGCAGCTACTGCACTGGTAGAGATCACCAAAAAGAGGAAAGATGAAGTTGTAAGTGAGATGATAATATGGGCAGAGGAAAAAGACCCCAATATTCGCAGAGTCTCAAGTGAAGGATTGAGGGGTGTAGCGAGAAGAAATCCAGAGAAGATTTTACCAGTAATTGAAAAACTGAAAACTGACAATAGCCTTTATGTCAGAAAGTCCGTTGCTGCTCTTCTTAGGGCGATAAGCAAGAAAAATCCTGAATTTGTGGCGGATTTATGCAGAAAATGGGCAAAACTGAAAAATAAAAATACTAACTGGATAATAACACAGGGTATAAAGAAGTTATCAAAAGAGCAGCAGGAAGAATTAAAATCTTTATTAGATTAGGTGAATAAAATGGTTAATGAAATCAAAGTTAAATCAATACTAAACAAACACAAAAAGAGGGATGATTGGTTTTTGGACGATTATTCAGTAAATCCTTATTCGGGTTGTTCTTTCAACTGTATTTACTGCTACATAAGAGGGAGTAAATATGGAGAAAATATGGCAAAGACTTTATCGGCAAAAATAAACGCCCCGGAACTTCTGGAAAAACAGCTTTCAAGAAGAGCAAAGAGAGGAGAATATGGAATTATTGCTTTGTCATCTTCAACGGAGCCCTACATGCCAATTGAAGAAAAACTGAAGTTGACAAGAAAATTGCTTGAGATAATTCTGAAGTATAGATTTCCTGTTGAAATTGCTACTAAATCAAAACTTGTTTTGAGGGATTTGGATTTATTAAAAGAGATCGCTAAGAATGCAATTTTGCCAGATGATTTGGAACCTAAACTGAAACATGGGGCAATTATTTCCTTTTCCATCTCAACTCTGGACGAGAAATTGGCAAAAATTCTTGAACCGGGAGCTCCTAAACCTATAGAGAGATTGGATGCGATGAAAAGATGTAAAGAGAGGGGATTTTTTACTGGAATATGTTTTATTCCCGTTTTGCCATTTTTATCAGATTCTGAGGAACAAGTTGAGGAAACGATAAAAACTGTGAAGGAATATGGAGCAGATTTCATTTTTGTTGGTGGCTTAACTTTATTTGGTAAGGGGCCAGCGGATTGTAAGACTCTTTATTATAAATTCTTGGAAAAATATCATCCTGAGCTTGTGCCAAAATATAAGAGTTTATACAGAATCTTTTTTGCACCATCAAAAGAATATCAAAAAGAGCTTGAAGAAAAATCAAGGAGGTTGTGTGAGAGATATGGAATTAAAAATGGGATTATCTAATGACGGTTTTGGGGCGGAACGCTTCGTCGCTTCGCTCCTCGCCCTCACTTCGTTCGGGTCATATAACACGGGCTATACGGCTCACTCCGTTCGCCCAAATTTCGCCTTACGGCGAAACTTCACATATCCCCAAAACGTTAAGTGAAATACCCAAGCCCGCCTTGGGAAAGGATTTAAAAGTTGAAGCAAAACAATAAAACTGGGTACGATATGATAAAAGATATATCAGTTGATGAAATAAAAAGAACTCTTAAAAAATATAAAAGTGAGCTAAAAGAGAAATTCGGAGTTAAAGAGATTGGTGTGTTTGGCTCCTATGTAAGAAGAGAACAGAAAAAAGGCAGTGATATTGACATCCTCGTTGAATTTCATCCAGATACTGAGATGGACTTAATAAAATTTGTTGAACTCGAAGAATATCTATCTAAACTATTAGGAATAAAAGTTGATCTGGTAATGAAATCTGCTCTTAAACCACGGATAGGAAAGCGGATATTGAAAGAGGTAGTTTATATATGAAAAGAGAAGCCGGCGACTTTATTGAAGATATTATCAATGATCATATCAATGATCAATGCGATGAATAAAGCGTTAAAGTTTGTTGAGGGGATGTCTTATGAAGAGTTTGCCAAAGATGACAAAACCGTTTTTGCTGTTATTAGAGCTATTGAAATAATCGGAGAGGCTGTAAAAAAATATACCCGAAGATATAAGGAAAGAGTATCCCGAAATTCCCTGGAAGGGGATGGCTGGGATGAGAGACAAAGTTATTCACGGGTATTTTGGAGTAGATATCAAAGTTGTGTGGGATACTGTTACAAAGAGAATTCCGGGACTTAAACCACTGGTTGAGAAGATGTTAGAAGAGCTGGAGGAGAAATAGATCTGACGTTAGGCAGACTCGGGCACTCTGCAGTGCTTCGCACTTGCCTTTCGGGTCATATAACAAGCGGAATATCTGGCTTCAGATATCCACCAACCCTTAACTGAAATGCTGTGCCTGAGAAAGACAAAAAGGATGGGCAAGGAAACTTTATAGCTGGAAAGGGGTTTAACATAACTATGATAAAGATCATTACCATTTGTTTACCACTACCTTATAAGTTAGGTACCGTAAATTGCTACCTCATAGAAACCGACATCGGCTATATTCTGATCGACACAGGGTGCTCAAATAAGCGCACCGAGCTTGAAAAAGAACTTGAAAGAGCGGGGTGTAAACCCGGCAATCTCAAACTCATCGTTTTAACCCATGGAGATTTTGACCACACAGGTAATGCAGCTCATCTCCGTGAAAAGTTCGGTGCAAGGATAGCGATGCATCATGATGATTCGGGAATGAGCGAACGTGGAGACATGTTCTGGAACAGAAGAAAAGGCAATATTCTCCTTGGAATGATAGCTCGTATCCTGTTCAGATTTGGCAAAAAGGAAAGATTCAAACCAGATTTATATATTGATGAGGGATACGATCTCTCTGAATACGGACTCGATGCAAAAGTTCTTCATATTCCAGGCCACTCAAAAGGTTCAATAGGAATCCTGACAGCCAATGGCGACCTGTTTTGCGGAGATTTGCTTGAAAATAAAGACAAACCAGTTCTCAGCTCTATTATGGACGACTTAACAACGGCAAATGCCAGTGTTGAGAAACTGAAAAGATTGGAAATAAAAACTGTTTATCTAGGGCATGGAAAGCCCTTCCCGATGGAACTGTTTATGAAACATCACCGAAAAAGGGATAAAGAGGAAAATTAAATGTCTCAATTAAAACAAAATCCGCTTATTGGTGTCGAAACTGCAAATTCCAGCTGGAATTGGCTCTACAGAGTCGCAGGAGTGGCTGCCCTGATCTCATTAGTGATTATCCCGATCCAGGTCATCATCTTCATCGTCTCGCCGCCACCAACCACTGCAATCGGTTGGTTCACCCTGTTTCAAAACAATAAGCTCCTGGGGCTCCTGGCTTTTGAACTCTTGATTATTGTCAGCAATGCTCTTGCGATTCCGATATATCTCGCATTCTACGCCGCCCTCAGACGAGTCAGTGAATCTTTCATGGCCATCGCCACGGTCATCGGCTTGGTGGGGATTGTGGCTTCCTTCGTAGCGAGACCCGCCTTCGAAATGCTTTACCTCAGCGACCAATACGCGGCTGCCACAACAGATTCGCAATCCATGTTCCTGGCAGCAGGGGAGGTTATGATTGCCATGTCCAAGGGCACTGCTTCTCATTTGAGTTACATCTTCGCGGCCTTAGCCCCTCTGATAATCTCGGTTGTCATGCTGCGGAGCAATATCTTCAGCAAGGCAACTGCTTATATTGGAATTCTGGCAAATGTGATTGCATTGGGCTTTTACGTGCCAGAGATAGGCATCATTTTTGGAATCATTTCTGTCTGCCCGTTTTTGATGATATGGGAGATCCTGATTGCCCGAAGGTTCTTCCAGTTAGGGCGCGGTATCTCTAAAGAGGAGGCAAATCGGATTGGAGGTATGTCTCGATGAAAGCATTGGTAATTTACGATTCGGTTTTTGGCAATACAGAGCAAATAGCCCAAGTGATTGGTAACGCGATGGGTTCCCAAGCAGAGGTCAACATACTTCGTGTGGGTAATGTGAAGCCAGAACATTTGACAGGTTTGGACGTGCTCATCGTCGGCTCTCCTACCCGGGGATTCAAACCTACAAAAGCGATTACAAATTTTCTGAAAAGAATTCCAAAAAATGGTCTAAAAGGTGTCAAGGTAGCTGCATTTGATACCAGGTTTACAATGAGTGCTATAGAAGAATCACGCGTGTTACCATTTTTTGTAAGATTATTTGGCTATGCCGCCAAGCCGATCTCAGACAGACTCAAGAAAAAAGGGGGAGAATTGATCATCCCTCCTGAAGGGTTCTTTGTAGAAGGGGTAGAAGGTCCACTGAAAGAAGGCGAACTTGAACGAGCTGCGGATTGGGCAAAGCAAATCATAGCAACACAATAAATCGCCCAACAACCGCATGGAGCTGACACTCGAAGATGTTAAAGAAGTCGACCTTGAAAAGTTAGCGGATTGTTATGCAATGTTGATAGGGTTGCCAAATCATTGGGGTGGGCCTTCTCGAACTATTAGAAAGTTTATTGATAAGCTTGACAAACTTGACTTGAAGGCGAAGTGGTTCGCTGTTTTCGATACCTATCTTGGGGGAGATTTCGAGAAGGCTGTGAAGAAAATGGAGAAGAGAATAGGCGAAAAGATTCCTAGCCTGAAGCTAATAACTTCTGGCTTATCCATAAAGGTTGAGGGAATGAAGAGTCCTGTCATAGAAGAAGAGTATCTCAGGTGCAAGGATTTCGGAAAGAAAATAGCGAATCAACTTCTGAGGTGTTAAAATGGGAATAAAGATATATCTATATGCTCTTGGGATTTGGCTCATATTTGTTGCTGCGGGTATCTTGAACGGAGTATTTAGGGAGTCATTTATCACACCTAAGATAGGAGAACATACAGGTCACATTATCAGCACAGTCATTCTTATCTGTGTTATCTTAGCGGTGACGTATCTATTTATCAGCAATTTGAAAATCAACTACACTAAGACAGACCTGCTTTTGATTGGTATGTTTTGGACTATATTAACCATTTTGTTTGAATTTGGCTTCGGTCACTATGTTATAGGTCATTCATGGAGTAAGTTATTTGCAGATTACAACATCCTTAAAGGGAGAGTATGGAGTCTTGTATTATTAACTACGTTCATCGCACCATTGTTAATTGGCTACATTCTGAAGAGGTAGGTTTGGAGAATATGAAAGTTAAAAGAGGCGGGTGTTCAATATCGCCTAACAGAACATAAAAGGTATACGCTGTGTCTGTGGGCTAACCTAATTTCTGCCTCACAAAAACTGCTTAATATCATGGTCTTTCCAGAGATAAATCATAAAGAAAGTTTCACCCCCTCCTGAACGCTTCCATCGCTTCTCTAAATCTTACAACAGACTCAGGATCTGATGCAAAGTGGAGATGCATGTACGAAGCAAGTGTTCCGCCCTGGATGATCCCATCATGTTTGCCATCGATCCCATTTCCCCGTAGCATCCTGTATGCAAACCGCAAATCTTCCGGCGGATCATGAACCGCTGTATAGTGAAACTCATGACCCAGTACACGCTTTCCTTTTGCAAATAATACTGAGTCGTTTATCGTCTCTGCAACCGTGAACTTGACGTGCCTTCCATTCATACCCGACTCAATCGGCAGGAAACCAACCCCTCTCGATCCAGCGAGTTTTTTTCCGAGATAAATTAAACCACCACACTCTGCAATTGTCGGGATTCCATCATCAAGCACTCTCTGCAGGTCTTTAAGCATACTCTCATTTCTTGAAAGCTCTTTTGCGAATACCTCAGGGTAGCCCCCTCCAATATAAAGCCCATCAAGTTGGGGAAGTCTTTTGTCACTCAGTGGGCTGAAAAATACAGGTTCACAGCCGTTTATGCGCAGAAGGTCGAGCGAATCCTCGTAATAGAAGTTGAAGGCATCGTCGTATGCAACCCCCACCCTGAAGATACCATCACCAATGCCCTCTTGCCTTAAAAAAACCACAGGGGCTTCCGTCTCTATTTCTGGAGCACTCTCTGCGATCTCAAGGATTCTGTCAAGATCTACGTACGTCTCGATAACAGAGCGAATCCCCTCAAGCTCAATTCCTGACTCAACCATCGGAATAAGTCCAAGATGTCTGTCACAGATCTCCATCTCTTCGGATCTGGGGATTGCACCAATCACACTGACCCCTGCGAGATCCTCGACCGCGGTAACCACCTTCTTTCTGTGCTCCTCGCCGGCGATATTGTTCAGGATTACACCTTTTATCATAACCTCACGATCAAAGGATTTAAACCCGTGAACGATCGCTGCGGCGCTCTTTGTAATACTCTTTGCATTCACGATCAGGATTACGGGGGCTTTCAGGATCTTTGCAATATGCGCTGTGCTCCCCTCTTCCTGATGTATCGAGATCCCCTCAAATAACCCTCTTACACCTTCGATGATCGATAAATCCTTGCTGGTGCTGTTTCGAAAGAAGATCTCTTTTATTGTCGCTGGTGTCATCAGCACACTGTCAATATTTCGAGATGAATGCCCTGTTGCCTTGCGGTGGTATCCGGGATCGATATAATCAGGTCCGACCTTATAACCCTGGACATCAAAACCACGCCCTGTCAGGGCTGACATCACGCCTGTTGTGATTGTGGTCTTCCCGACGCCGCTACCCGATCCTGCAAATATGATTCTTGGAAATTTCATCTGCTTTTCAGCCTATATAGGTCAGATCCTCCTTCTTTTCTGCCCCTCCGTCCTCTGCATCTTTCTGTGCCACGCCAGGCACATTTATGGTACCGAACTTCCGCTCATAGTTCGCAACATTCTCTTTGAACGCCTGTAAGAAGACCTTTGCATGATTCGGGCTGAGTTTTATCCTTGTGAGTACCTCGAAAGTTTCCTTCTCAGGTATAAAGACTCCGAAGTCGATCGTAAAGTCATGGAGGCTGTTTGAGATCCTTGCAACATTTGAATAGATCCCTTCAAGCTTATCTTCCGATATATTGAACTTAATCGAACTGATATCTGATTTACCCTTTAGTAGTTTATTTCCCATCAAAACCCACCTATAACATCTGTTGAATCTGTGATTTCACCAACTATATTGGTTTTCATCATATCTTTAATCTTATCTGGATCTTTTTCTCGATTCAGAAGCCACATAAGCTTTATAAGTGCAACTTCAGGAAGCATATCCTCCCCTTCAATTACACCAAGCTTGAGAAGGTCGCGGCCTGTATCATAGACCCTGTCACATACCCTGCCATAGAGACACTGTGAGGTCATAACCACGATAACACCAGCATCAATGAGGTGTCCTATCGCATCAAACCAGGTGCTCGATGTATGACCAAGCCCTGTCCCTTCGATCACAACGCCTCTGTAACCTCGTTCCCTGTAAAAGTCGAGGATTTCTGGGTCTGCACCAGGATAGAACTTGACAAGTGCAACTCGCTCTTCTAAACCATCATAGAGTGCTAAAGCCACCTCTCCCCGTTTTGTATGTGATTCTTCTATCTCAATTTTGAGGTCTGGATAACTCACCTTTCCTATCGGATTTACATTGATCGATCTGAACGCATCCCTGCGTGATGTGTGCATCTTTCGAACCTTGACGCCCCTGTGGATCAAACAAAGATCATCAGAGGTTGAGCCGTGCATCACACAGACAACCTCTGCAATATCTGAGGTTGCAACCTTCGCGGCGGCAAGCGCATTCATCACATTATCGCTCGATGGTCTGTCTGCACTGCGCTGTGAGCCCACGAGTACGATCGGAACAGGAGTTCGCACCATGAATGCAAGCGCAGCGGCTGTGAATCCAAGCGTATCTGTTCCATGTGTTATGATGATTCCTTCTGCACCATCTTTGATCTTCTCATAAACCCGTCTTGCAAGCTCAATCCAGTAAGAAACCTGCATATTCTCGCTCAGGATGTTGTAAACAACCTCTGCATCGAAATTTGCGATTTTTTCAAGCTCTGGAATCGCCTGAAGGATCTCACTTGCAGTAAACTGGCTTGTAACCGCACCGGTTCTGTAGTCCACTCTGCATGCGATCGTACCGCCTGTCGAGAGGATAACAAGATTTGGAAGCGATGAGTCGCGATGATACTCATATTGCTGCGCGTTCTCAGCCTTTTCAACCTCTCGCGACTCAAGTATCTTCACCCGGTCCTTCTTAAGACCGATATTATACCCATTTGAAAGCTTGATCACAAGATGATCAGTGGCACCTGGCAGGAGTGTACCTTCATAGATTTTTCCTCCACGTTCCAGGCGCACCCATGATCCCTCTTCAATCTTCATTCTCTGAGTCTCTTCCAGATTTCATCTCCCCTGGTCAATCCTTCATATCCTCTTGCCATCATCAGTGCATCTGTTATCGCGATCATGACCATCGCCTCTGCTACAGGGTAGATTCTTGGACAGATCGTGGCATCTCGCCTTGTTATCGGCGCCAGGGTCGTCTCCTCCATCTTCCTGATATCTACCGTCTTCTGCGGAAGTGAGATCGTTGGTGTGGGTTTCACGGCAATCCTCACAACAATATCCTCTCCATTTGATATTCCGCCGGAGAAGCCGCCAGAGTTGTTCGTTCTGAACCTCACCCTTCCTTCATCGTCTATGTATGGGAGATCGTTACACTCAGATCCCTTCATCCGTGCTGCTTCAAAGCCTGCACCAACCTCAACGCCTGTAACCGCACCGATTGACATAAGCCCGTGTGCGATCGTTGCCCTGAGCTTATCAAATACAGGTTCGCCAAGCCCTGGTGGCACACCCCTTGCAATGACCTCGATGATCCCACCGCATGTATCACCCTCGTCTTTGACCTCAAGAATCTTCTCGATCATACGTTCGGCAGCCTCAAGATCGGGGCAGTTGAGTTCGTTCTTTCGGTAATTTGCTTTGATCTCCTCGAAGGTCATCTCTTTTGCCCTTATCCCATAGCTCTCCTTGACATAACCGATCACCTCGATTCCTTCCTGAAGCAGGATCTGCTTTGCAACGGCTCCACCTGCGACCCTTCCAACCGTCTCCCTGCCGCTTGCCCTTCCTGCACCACACCAGTCTGCATACCCGCCATACTTGACAAAGAATGTATACTCTGCATGTCCAGGGCGGATCTCATCCTTGTAATCACGGTACTGCTGGATGTGAATATCCTGCGTATCCACGTTGTAAACGAGAAGCCCCACCGGTGCACCCGATGTGTACCCTTCCTGATTCATGCCTGCAACGATCTCGACCTGATCTGTCTCCTTACGGGGTGAGTCGAGTTCACTCTGACCTGGACGTCGCTTATCAAGCTCCTCCTGAATCATTTCGTTGGTAAGTTTAAGCCCTGGTGGAACACCATCAACGATGGTAAAAAGTGCTCTGCCATAGGATTCACCGCATGTTGTAACCCTGAACATCCTTCCGAATGTGTTTCCAAGCATATCTTTTGACCTCCTAAGTGATCAAATCACGTCATGCATGTTTATGAACTTTACCAGAGAGGAATAGTATCTGACGCAGAAGTTCCAAAAATTAAAATACAGGATCTTATAGAGTATGTTACTATGAAAGAGTTAACGGTAGATGAGAAAGCAGCATCACTTCTGGGGAAGGCAAAAAAGGATGACGTTGAGATTGTCTGGGATCGTTTTGAGCGGCAGGGGGATAAATGCAACTTTGGAGAGCTTGGGATATGCTGCAGAAACTGCAATATGGGACCGTGCAGACTCACACATCCCTCGCTACCGGTGCATCTGAGGAAGGGGCCATTTGCGACAAAGGCAGAGAAAGGAGTGTGTGGTGCAGGATATGATACGATCGTTGCGAAAAACCTCACAAAGGCCATTGCAGCAGGTGCTGCAGCACATTCAGATCACGGAAGAGATGTAGCAGAAACGTTACTTCTTGTAGCAGCGAATAAGGCATCGGGCTATACAATCAAGGACGAAAAGAAACTTGACGCCCTTGCATCAGAGTTTGGAATTGATACAGCAGGCAAGAGTAAAGAAGAGATCGCAGGAGAGCTTGCACGTGCCGTGCTTGATGAGTTCGGGACGCTCAAGGGTAGATTGCAGTTTGTTGAGCGTGCACCTGAGGCAAGACGGAAAGTCTGGCAGGATCACGGGATCACACCACGCGGTATCGATCGTGAGATCGTTGAGATGATGCACAGGCTACATATCGGGGTTGATAACGAATATGTGAGCCTGATCCTGCAGGGGTTAAGGGTAGCCATATCAGATGGCTGGGGTGGATCGATGGTAGCAACAGAACTTTCTGATGTCCTCTTTGGAACACCAAAACCTGTAAAGTCGAGTGTAAATCTCGGGGTACTTGATGAGAAAAAGGTCAATATCATTGTACACGGACACGAACCGATCCTCTCTGAGATGATCGCGGATGCAGCAGAAGATCCTGAGCTCATTGAACTTGCAAAGAGCGCAGGTGCCGAGGGTATCAATCTATGTGGAATCTGCTGCACTGCAAATGAGCTGCTGATGCGTCGTGGAATCCCAATTGCAGGAAACTTCCTCAATCAGGAACTTGCACTCATCACAGGGGTTGTTGAAGCGATGATCGTTGACGTACAGTGCATAATGCCATCACTCGGCGAGATTGCAAAGTGCTATCATACACTGCTCATCTCAACATCCTCAAAGGCAAAGTTCCCCCATGCTGAGCATATCGAGTTTGATGTAACACGGGGCAAGGAGATTGGAAAGGAGATCGTAAAACAGGCAGTTCTGAACTTCAAGAGCCGTAACCCTGATCGAGTTCAGGTGCCTTCAGATCCCGTTGAGATGATGGCGGGATTCAGTGCTGAGGCAATCATCGAGGCACTTGGTGGAAGCCTGACGCCGCTCATCGACGTGATAAAAGCGGGTAAGATCAGGGGGATTGCTGCACTCGTTGGTTGCAACAATCCGAAGGTCACACAGGATAAGAATCATACCGTGATCGCAAAAGAACTCATCAAGAGAAATATACTTGTGGTTGAGACAGGGTGCAGCGCAATCGCCTGTGCAAAGGCAGGCATGCTTCTCCCAAGTGCTGCAGAGATGGCAGGAGAAGGGCTTAAGGCAGTCTGCAACTCACTCGGCATCCCACCGGTTCTTCACATGGGCTCGTGTGTTGATATAAGCAGGATACTCGTTGTTGCAGGTGCAATCGCAGATGAACTCGGTGTTGACATCTCGGATCTACCCATTGCAGCCGCAGCACCTGAGTGGATGAGTGAGAAAGCAGTGAGTATCGGCGCTTATGCGGTTGCATCAGGAATTTACACACTCCTTGGCGTATCTCCTGCAATCTTTGGAAGTTCCAATGTCGTTGAACTCCTGACAGCAGGTGCTGAGGATGTTGTTGGTGGCAAATTTGCAGTTGAATCCGATCCAGTAAAAGCGGCTGATATGATCGCGAATGTGATCGAAGATAAGCGCATGAGTCTCGGAATTTGATGAATAAAACGCACGCTATTTGATCTGTAACAACGGACTGTTCCTGTTGATATGGCAGATCGCAACCGCTATTGCATCTGCTGTATCATCAGGCTTTGGTATATCGTGCAGATTAAGAAGCAGACGCACCATCTCCCCAACCTGGGCTTTCTTTGCTTTCCCATACCCAGTTATTGCCTGTTTAACCTCAAGTGGGGTGTACGAAAAAGTTTCAACCCCCATCGTCACAGTAGCGAGCATTAGAACTCCTCTTGCTTCGCTCACGTCCATAGCGGTTTTTGCGTTCGCATAAAAGTAGAGCCGTTCAATTCCAGCTTCATCGGGGTTAAAACGGTCGATGATTGCAGATATTTCGTCATAGATCATCTTGAGTCGTTTAGCATGTTCCATCTTTGCAGGGGTGCTTATATAACCACAATCAAGAAGCCTCATCAAATTGTTGCTCGATTCAACAACCCCCCATCCAGTGGTTGCAGTTCCAGGATCAATTCCAAGTACAACAAGTGGCCTACCAGAGCGTCCTGGCATCAATAATCCCCTCCTCCGTGACAATCGCAGAGACAAGCTCAAGCGGTGTTGCATCAAATGCAAAGTTCAAAACATCAACTCCATCAGGGGCGTTCTTGATTCCCTTGAAGTATCGAAGCTCATCCCCATCTCGCTCTTCAACCTTTATATCTGCTTCTGTGTGATTAAGATCGAACGTCGAGGTTGGTGCTGCAACATAGAAGGGTATCCCGTGATGCTTTGCATTTACAGCATGTGAGTATGTCCCGATCTTGTTAAATACCGCATCTTTGACGATTCTGTCCGCACCAACAATCACCTTGTCGATTAGCCCACGTTGCATGAGATATGCGGCAGATGAGTCGGTTATGAGCGTGACAGGTATTTTATCTTCCATAAGTTCCCATGCTGTGATCCTTGAGCCCTGATTGAGCGGACGGGTCTCACATGCAATCCACATTTTGGATATAACATATTTTCCTCCGTCTTAATTCATTTTTTTCTATCATCGTATTCAAAGGTACACTTCTATCCGTTGAGGAATTGCTGAGCATCCGCTTTGTCGTTTTCCGCTCATTTTGTTTAATCCTCCTCAAATATGCCACACATGAAACATACGAAAGCACCTATTATACATGCTTTTCCTAGGAGAAGGTTACCACCCCACCAAGCCGCAAAAGTAGCGTCATTCGATAGTCGCGCCCATCCCACAAAAATAATCGTACTGAGATAACTCAGCAGAGGCCCCATCAAAAGAACGAACCCTGATGCATACCATTGGATTTTATTCATGTGATTTTCCTCCAATCAATTAGTCAAACCCACTATAACTGTAGCTTATCACTAAATTACCGCCCACTTCTCTTAAATAAAGTGTATCACCATCATTGTTCCATATTGCGTTACATGTATGACCGCTGCTATTC of the Candidatus Syntrophoarchaeum caldarius genome contains:
- a CDS encoding DNA alkylation repair enzyme codes for the protein MIDDVRDIIERGILSLHDALPEIRELASSDDWRKREDAATALVEITKKRKDEVVSEMIIWAEEKDPNIRRVSSEGLRGVARRNPEKILPVIEKLKTDNSLYVRKSVAALLRAISKKNPEFVADLCRKWAKLKNKNTNWIITQGIKKLSKEQQEELKSLLD
- a CDS encoding Radical SAM domain-containing protein, giving the protein MVNEIKVKSILNKHKKRDDWFLDDYSVNPYSGCSFNCIYCYIRGSKYGENMAKTLSAKINAPELLEKQLSRRAKRGEYGIIALSSSTEPYMPIEEKLKLTRKLLEIILKYRFPVEIATKSKLVLRDLDLLKEIAKNAILPDDLEPKLKHGAIISFSISTLDEKLAKILEPGAPKPIERLDAMKRCKERGFFTGICFIPVLPFLSDSEEQVEETIKTVKEYGADFIFVGGLTLFGKGPADCKTLYYKFLEKYHPELVPKYKSLYRIFFAPSKEYQKELEEKSRRLCERYGIKNGII
- a CDS encoding nucleotidyltransferase — protein: MIKDISVDEIKRTLKKYKSELKEKFGVKEIGVFGSYVRREQKKGSDIDILVEFHPDTEMDLIKFVELEEYLSKLLGIKVDLVMKSALKPRIGKRILKEVVYI
- a CDS encoding protein containing DUF86, whose translation is MAGMRDKVIHGYFGVDIKVVWDTVTKRIPGLKPLVEKMLEELEEK
- a CDS encoding beta-lactamase; translated protein: MPEKDKKDGQGNFIAGKGFNITMIKIITICLPLPYKLGTVNCYLIETDIGYILIDTGCSNKRTELEKELERAGCKPGNLKLIVLTHGDFDHTGNAAHLREKFGARIAMHHDDSGMSERGDMFWNRRKGNILLGMIARILFRFGKKERFKPDLYIDEGYDLSEYGLDAKVLHIPGHSKGSIGILTANGDLFCGDLLENKDKPVLSSIMDDLTTANASVEKLKRLEIKTVYLGHGKPFPMELFMKHHRKRDKEEN
- a CDS encoding flavodoxin/nitric oxide synthase is translated as MKALVIYDSVFGNTEQIAQVIGNAMGSQAEVNILRVGNVKPEHLTGLDVLIVGSPTRGFKPTKAITNFLKRIPKNGLKGVKVAAFDTRFTMSAIEESRVLPFFVRLFGYAAKPISDRLKKKGGELIIPPEGFFVEGVEGPLKEGELERAADWAKQIIATQ
- a CDS encoding cobyrinic acid a,c-diamide synthase, which codes for MKFPRIIFAGSGSGVGKTTITTGVMSALTGRGFDVQGYKVGPDYIDPGYHRKATGHSSRNIDSVLMTPATIKEIFFRNSTSKDLSIIEGVRGLFEGISIHQEEGSTAHIAKILKAPVILIVNAKSITKSAAAIVHGFKSFDREVMIKGVILNNIAGEEHRKKVVTAVEDLAGVSVIGAIPRSEEMEICDRHLGLIPMVESGIELEGIRSVIETYVDLDRILEIAESAPEIETEAPVVFLRQEGIGDGIFRVGVAYDDAFNFYYEDSLDLLRINGCEPVFFSPLSDKRLPQLDGLYIGGGYPEVFAKELSRNESMLKDLQRVLDDGIPTIAECGGLIYLGKKLAGSRGVGFLPIESGMNGRHVKFTVAETINDSVLFAKGKRVLGHEFHYTAVHDPPEDLRFAYRMLRGNGIDGKHDGIIQGGTLASYMHLHFASDPESVVRFREAMEAFRRG
- a CDS encoding glutamyl-tRNA(Gln) amidotransferase, subunit D — protein: MKIEEGSWVRLERGGKIYEGTLLPGATDHLVIKLSNGYNIGLKKDRVKILESREVEKAENAQQYEYHRDSSLPNLVILSTGGTIACRVDYRTGAVTSQFTASEILQAIPELEKIANFDAEVVYNILSENMQVSYWIELARRVYEKIKDGAEGIIITHGTDTLGFTAAALAFMVRTPVPIVLVGSQRSADRPSSDNVMNALAAAKVATSDIAEVVCVMHGSTSDDLCLIHRGVKVRKMHTSRRDAFRSINVNPIGKVSYPDLKIEIEESHTKRGEVALALYDGLEERVALVKFYPGADPEILDFYRERGYRGVVIEGTGLGHTSSTWFDAIGHLIDAGVIVVMTSQCLYGRVCDRVYDTGRDLLKLGVIEGEDMLPEVALIKLMWLLNREKDPDKIKDMMKTNIVGEITDSTDVIGGF
- a CDS encoding chorismate synthase is translated as MLGNTFGRMFRVTTCGESYGRALFTIVDGVPPGLKLTNEMIQEELDKRRPGQSELDSPRKETDQVEIVAGMNQEGYTSGAPVGLLVYNVDTQDIHIQQYRDYKDEIRPGHAEYTFFVKYGGYADWCGAGRASGRETVGRVAGGAVAKQILLQEGIEVIGYVKESYGIRAKEMTFEEIKANYRKNELNCPDLEAAERMIEKILEVKDEGDTCGGIIEVIARGVPPGLGEPVFDKLRATIAHGLMSIGAVTGVEVGAGFEAARMKGSECNDLPYIDDEGRVRFRTNNSGGFSGGISNGEDIVVRIAVKPTPTISLPQKTVDIRKMEETTLAPITRRDATICPRIYPVAEAMVMIAITDALMMARGYEGLTRGDEIWKRLRE